From Acidimicrobiales bacterium, one genomic window encodes:
- a CDS encoding glycosyltransferase family 2 protein, which yields MASTTQPRLSVVMPCYNESATIGEIVKRVLASPHTAELLIVDDGSTDGTRDLLASFDDERVRVLLQPENQGKGAAIRRGFQEARSEFVIVQDADLEYDPVDYDLVLEPLLNDVADVVYGSRFQSGRPRRVLYFWHSVGNRALTLLSNMFTDLNLTDMETCFKAFRTEVVTSLDLKEDRFGIEPEMTAKVAAGGWRVWEVGISYSGRTYAEGKKINWRDGVAAVRCIVKYGLETRRNRPSHLRG from the coding sequence ATGGCGAGCACCACCCAACCCCGACTCTCGGTCGTGATGCCGTGCTACAACGAGTCGGCAACCATCGGCGAAATCGTGAAGCGGGTCCTGGCAAGCCCCCATACGGCCGAGTTGCTGATCGTCGACGACGGATCCACCGACGGCACCCGAGACCTCCTGGCGTCGTTCGACGACGAGCGTGTACGAGTGCTCCTCCAGCCCGAGAACCAGGGCAAGGGGGCGGCGATCCGTCGGGGATTCCAGGAAGCCCGCAGTGAGTTCGTCATCGTCCAGGATGCCGACCTCGAATACGACCCGGTCGACTACGACCTCGTGCTCGAGCCATTGCTCAACGACGTGGCCGATGTCGTCTACGGCAGCAGATTCCAATCGGGTCGCCCCCGCCGCGTGCTGTACTTCTGGCACTCCGTCGGCAACCGGGCACTCACGCTGCTGTCCAACATGTTCACCGACCTCAACCTCACCGACATGGAGACCTGCTTCAAGGCCTTCCGCACCGAGGTCGTGACCTCGCTCGATCTGAAGGAGGACCGCTTCGGGATCGAGCCCGAGATGACCGCCAAGGTGGCCGCCGGCGGTTGGCGGGTGTGGGAGGTGGGAATCTCCTATTCGGGTCGTACCTATGCCGAGGGCAAGAAGATCAACTGGCGCGACGGCGTCGCCGCCGTCCGTTGCATCGTGAAGTACGGGTTGGAGACCCGACGGAATCGGCCCAGCCACCTCCGGGGCTGA
- a CDS encoding glycosyltransferase family 2 protein, with amino-acid sequence MSGDLNDDVLPAVDVIVPALDAAATLDACLDAVLDQDYGGPIAVTVAVGPGRDATWEIAEARAAADPRVVVVANPTGRTPVGLNLAAAKGSAPIVARVDAQSILPPRYLKRAVETLRRTGAANVGGVQHPVGDNGLQRVIAVGMCSPFGAGPARFRRDGYEGPTDTVYLGVFRRDALEAVGLFDETLDRNQDYELNWRLRDAGHQVWLDPTLVVSYRPRATFGRLASQYYQYGAWKRHVLWRNPRSLQPRQTVAPLLVIGLIVSAVELLRGRARGFLLPGAYTGAALVVARDSRGSLPRKSDRYLLMAVFATMHVAWGVGFLFGRVNRGS; translated from the coding sequence ATGAGCGGCGACCTCAACGATGATGTGCTGCCTGCGGTCGACGTCATCGTCCCTGCGCTCGATGCGGCGGCGACACTCGATGCCTGCCTCGACGCGGTGCTCGACCAGGACTACGGCGGGCCGATCGCGGTGACCGTCGCGGTGGGGCCGGGCCGCGACGCCACCTGGGAGATCGCCGAGGCGCGCGCGGCTGCGGATCCGCGCGTCGTGGTCGTCGCCAACCCGACGGGGAGGACGCCGGTGGGACTCAACCTCGCCGCAGCGAAGGGATCGGCGCCGATCGTGGCGCGCGTCGACGCCCAGAGCATCCTCCCGCCCCGCTATCTCAAGCGGGCGGTCGAGACCCTCCGGCGCACAGGAGCCGCCAATGTCGGCGGGGTGCAACATCCCGTGGGCGACAACGGCCTGCAGCGGGTCATCGCCGTCGGCATGTGTTCGCCCTTCGGCGCAGGCCCCGCCCGGTTCCGACGCGATGGCTACGAAGGGCCGACCGACACCGTCTACCTCGGGGTGTTCCGTCGAGACGCGCTCGAGGCCGTCGGACTGTTCGACGAGACGCTCGACCGCAATCAGGACTACGAGCTCAACTGGCGCCTGCGCGACGCCGGACACCAGGTGTGGCTCGATCCGACGCTCGTTGTCAGCTATCGGCCCCGCGCCACCTTCGGACGTCTGGCCTCCCAGTACTACCAGTACGGCGCGTGGAAGCGCCACGTGCTGTGGCGCAACCCCCGTTCGCTCCAACCCCGCCAGACGGTGGCACCATTGCTCGTGATCGGCCTCATCGTGTCGGCCGTCGAACTGCTGCGGGGACGGGCTCGGGGATTCCTTCTCCCCGGCGCCTACACCGGGGCCGCGCTGGTGGTGGCCCGCGATTCCCGCGGCTCGTTGCCCCGCAAGTCCGACCGCTACCTGCTGATGGCGGTGTTCGCGACCATGCACGTCGCGTGGGGGGTCGGATTCCTCTTCGGTCGCGTCAATCGTGGGTCGTGA
- a CDS encoding sugar transferase has product MQTQRTPTQTLPHTGEAPVIRRLRRHGFRYLHVVDALTLFGLMIAITIARFGLDWPTYARSYYLVGFAVATAIHMTIYYFGGMYEYEQRLGLPPWLPKVSLLTSTAVLASAAVGLAAERYLMPRGNLVALLGLATVAVTLNRWVARRLRSRRFGTSRILLVGNPDDIELARAHLADSGGDAQVVGQTAVAEGLLEQVTRVGATDVLLLSGDSLDLVYPHPLEALANRKVGVFYRISPSDTLLGLQRSRQIAGMPFVALRAHAVPGYRLRLKRLLELVVLVLLSPVLVVLVPAVALYVRLRVGRGILFRQERVGRDAERFMMVKFRSMRLDAEETSGAVLADADDPRVVPGMRWLRESRLDELPQLWNVLKGEMSIVGPRPERPEFVAALEELIPGYGRRHDLPPGITGLAQIRGHYQTDPGYKLGHDLQYVVNWSPVLDLQIMAETILVMLRRSAR; this is encoded by the coding sequence ATGCAGACACAACGAACCCCTACACAGACGCTGCCGCACACCGGCGAGGCGCCCGTGATCCGCCGGTTGCGGCGCCACGGCTTCCGCTACCTCCACGTCGTCGACGCGCTCACCCTCTTCGGCTTGATGATCGCGATCACGATCGCCCGCTTCGGACTGGACTGGCCCACCTACGCACGCTCCTACTATCTGGTGGGTTTCGCGGTGGCCACGGCCATCCACATGACCATCTACTACTTCGGCGGGATGTACGAATACGAGCAGCGCCTCGGGCTGCCGCCCTGGTTGCCGAAGGTCTCGCTGCTGACGTCGACCGCCGTGCTCGCCAGCGCAGCCGTCGGTCTCGCCGCCGAGCGTTACCTCATGCCCCGCGGCAACCTGGTAGCGCTGCTCGGTCTCGCGACCGTTGCGGTGACGCTGAACCGTTGGGTTGCCCGCCGGCTCCGCTCACGACGTTTCGGCACGTCGCGCATTCTCCTCGTCGGCAACCCCGACGACATCGAGCTGGCCCGAGCGCACCTCGCCGACTCGGGCGGTGATGCGCAGGTCGTCGGCCAGACCGCGGTGGCCGAGGGGCTGCTCGAACAGGTGACACGAGTCGGCGCCACCGATGTCCTGCTGCTCAGCGGCGACTCGCTCGATCTCGTGTATCCCCACCCACTCGAGGCACTGGCCAATCGCAAGGTCGGCGTGTTCTACCGGATCTCGCCCTCCGACACGCTGCTCGGCCTCCAGCGCAGTCGTCAGATCGCCGGCATGCCGTTCGTGGCGCTCCGCGCCCACGCAGTGCCGGGTTATCGACTCCGCCTCAAGCGCCTGCTCGAACTCGTCGTCCTGGTGCTGCTGTCGCCGGTGCTGGTGGTGCTCGTTCCCGCGGTGGCGCTCTATGTTCGCCTCCGGGTCGGCCGGGGGATCCTCTTCCGGCAGGAACGGGTCGGCCGCGACGCCGAGCGGTTCATGATGGTGAAGTTCCGGTCGATGCGCCTCGATGCGGAGGAGACGAGTGGGGCAGTGCTCGCCGACGCCGACGATCCTCGCGTGGTGCCCGGAATGCGGTGGCTGCGCGAAAGTCGTCTCGACGAACTCCCCCAGCTCTGGAACGTGCTCAAGGGGGAGATGTCGATCGTGGGCCCGCGTCCCGAGCGACCGGAGTTCGTGGCCGCCCTGGAGGAACTGATCCCCGGCTACGGGCGCCGCCACGACCTTCCCCCCGGTATCACCGGATTGGCCCAGATCCGTGGCCATTATCAGACCGACCCCGGCTACAAGCTCGGTCATGACCTCCAGTACGTCGTGAACTGGTCGCCGGTGCTCGATCTCCAGATCATGGCGGAGACGATCCTCGTGATGCTCCGCCGGTCCGCCCGATGA
- a CDS encoding S-layer homology domain-containing protein, which produces MIPRRRILQAAAAVPAIGLLPAFVRSAAATGTPVGAGMVLETEGLTGFSLSWTGTDHPGVTVRPLVRGVWGDLIDVESDHGHGPDDPTGRLHGPAVIVPGAEAFWITNVGANDLRVHEIAAPDRPLRLADLAVVEPIPGLEILERSNWTDVGRRDTIDCAIPSSVFGLGCRADVGLRHAIVHHTVNPNGYAESAVPSMLNGIQRYHMQTRGWDDIGYNFVVDRFGRIWQAREADLYEPISSGHTTGLNAESVGVAVLGTFSEETVPDAVIDSLGLLIGWKLSLHGVDPLGHTLVRSTGGDFAEPGEFVDVRNVSGHRDNQQTSCPGSSLYGRIDEVRIAAAELVPVFGHMTPTYTLDDVHCRGWAIDRFDQAAPQDIEIIVDGGTPLVVRADLEVDGLDTDYPDAGAAHGFDHTVPIDLDTTSIVVRVTAGDGRTADLMDLSLFATFIDVEPTRFFAPGVYFLRKRGLTTGTQPGLFEPMDHVTRGQMATFLHRFMDLPAFSRPAPFDDVVADSFYEDAVNWLYEAGVTTGTSPTTFEPAAFVTRGQMATFLWRMCGEPAPTAPSKFVDVPAGAFYEVAVTWMAELGITTGVLPTRFAPLDRIRRGEMATFLYRLATTPAAWSLVDPPSSVEF; this is translated from the coding sequence GTGATCCCGCGCCGACGGATCCTCCAGGCCGCCGCCGCCGTTCCGGCGATCGGTCTCCTACCGGCCTTCGTTCGTTCCGCCGCAGCGACCGGCACGCCTGTGGGGGCGGGGATGGTGCTCGAGACCGAGGGCCTCACCGGGTTCTCACTGAGCTGGACGGGAACCGACCACCCGGGCGTGACGGTTCGCCCGCTCGTGCGCGGCGTCTGGGGCGACCTCATCGATGTCGAATCCGACCACGGCCACGGCCCCGACGACCCCACCGGCCGGTTGCACGGACCGGCGGTGATCGTTCCCGGCGCGGAGGCCTTCTGGATCACCAACGTGGGAGCGAACGACCTTCGTGTCCACGAGATCGCGGCGCCGGACCGACCGCTCCGACTCGCCGATCTCGCCGTCGTCGAGCCCATCCCCGGACTCGAGATCCTCGAGCGCAGCAACTGGACCGACGTCGGCCGCCGCGACACGATCGACTGTGCGATTCCGTCATCGGTGTTCGGCCTCGGCTGCCGGGCCGACGTCGGCCTCCGACATGCCATCGTCCATCACACCGTCAACCCCAACGGTTATGCCGAGTCCGCCGTGCCGAGCATGCTCAACGGGATCCAGCGCTACCACATGCAGACGCGTGGCTGGGACGACATCGGCTACAACTTCGTCGTCGACCGGTTCGGACGGATCTGGCAGGCCCGCGAAGCCGACCTCTACGAACCCATCTCGTCGGGCCACACCACCGGCCTGAACGCGGAGAGCGTGGGAGTGGCCGTGCTCGGCACCTTCAGCGAGGAAACCGTCCCCGATGCCGTGATCGACTCGCTCGGGCTGCTGATCGGTTGGAAGCTCAGCCTCCACGGTGTCGATCCGCTCGGCCACACGCTCGTGCGATCGACGGGCGGCGACTTCGCGGAGCCCGGCGAGTTCGTCGACGTCCGCAACGTCAGCGGGCACCGTGACAACCAACAGACGTCGTGCCCGGGCAGCTCGCTCTACGGGCGGATCGACGAAGTGCGGATCGCGGCCGCCGAACTCGTGCCCGTCTTCGGCCACATGACCCCCACCTACACACTCGACGACGTTCACTGCCGCGGCTGGGCAATCGACCGCTTCGACCAGGCCGCACCCCAGGACATCGAGATCATCGTCGACGGGGGCACGCCGCTCGTCGTTCGCGCCGATCTCGAGGTCGACGGACTCGACACCGACTATCCCGACGCCGGCGCCGCCCACGGCTTCGACCACACGGTGCCGATCGATCTCGACACCACGTCGATCGTGGTGCGGGTGACCGCCGGCGACGGGCGCACCGCCGATCTGATGGATCTCTCGCTGTTCGCGACCTTCATCGACGTCGAACCGACCCGCTTCTTCGCTCCCGGCGTCTACTTCCTTCGCAAGCGAGGCCTGACCACTGGCACGCAGCCGGGACTCTTCGAGCCGATGGACCACGTGACCCGGGGCCAGATGGCGACGTTCCTGCATCGCTTCATGGATCTGCCCGCCTTCTCCCGCCCCGCGCCGTTCGACGACGTCGTCGCCGACTCCTTCTACGAAGACGCGGTGAACTGGCTCTACGAAGCGGGTGTCACGACCGGAACCTCCCCCACGACGTTCGAGCCCGCGGCGTTCGTCACCCGCGGCCAGATGGCGACCTTTCTGTGGCGTATGTGCGGCGAACCGGCCCCCACCGCCCCCTCGAAGTTCGTCGACGTGCCGGCGGGTGCGTTCTACGAGGTCGCGGTGACCTGGATGGCCGAACTCGGCATCACCACCGGCGTGTTGCCGACGCGCTTCGCGCCGCTCGATCGGATCCGCCGCGGCGAGATGGCGACGTTCCTCTATCGACTCGCGACGACCCCCGCAGCATGGTCGCTCGTCGATCCGCCGTCATCGGTCGAGTTCTAG
- a CDS encoding polysaccharide pyruvyl transferase family protein, whose product MPGTLSPDNDRPRILVSGWAGAGNVGDELLTRAVVTRLRGLGADPVVASQDPEATAVLHGVEAVAWGPRGRRVLDRLDGVCLGPGGILQDSSSLWSLPAHLSVVLLAVRRGLPVAAIGIGAEPLRRRSSAWLLRRALGSAEIIARDEASSAALAMVGLTARTGADVVFGLDLPTPSPTGEIVVSMGGAVRPGLVKPAARRIEPPPLTEIAAAIDSLAARLDAPVVLTRFRGGRDADAAADLRALLRCRANLVPPDVDEHVRRVCGARLVVSSRYHPVVLAARAGVPAVVISTQAKVRSLVAQIDRSWVHLVDSWAAVGDLEPPSPPDEGVVVAGLHEAHEALAALVAHASAARAERSLG is encoded by the coding sequence GTGCCCGGCACGCTTTCACCCGACAATGACCGACCCCGGATTCTCGTCTCCGGCTGGGCCGGCGCGGGCAATGTCGGCGACGAGCTGCTCACCCGTGCCGTCGTCACCCGTCTCCGAGGTCTCGGGGCCGATCCGGTGGTGGCATCGCAGGATCCCGAGGCGACCGCAGTGCTCCACGGGGTCGAGGCGGTGGCGTGGGGGCCACGCGGTCGACGGGTCCTCGACCGTCTCGACGGCGTGTGTCTCGGTCCCGGTGGAATCCTGCAGGATTCGTCGAGTCTGTGGAGCCTTCCTGCCCACCTCTCGGTGGTGCTGCTCGCGGTTCGACGCGGGCTCCCCGTGGCTGCGATCGGCATCGGGGCCGAGCCGCTTCGGCGTCGCTCCTCGGCGTGGCTGTTGCGTCGGGCCCTGGGCTCGGCGGAGATCATCGCCCGCGACGAGGCCTCGTCGGCCGCGCTGGCGATGGTGGGGCTCACCGCCCGCACGGGGGCCGATGTCGTGTTCGGTCTCGATCTGCCGACCCCGTCGCCGACCGGTGAGATCGTCGTGAGCATGGGCGGCGCCGTCCGTCCCGGCCTCGTCAAACCGGCGGCTCGGCGGATCGAGCCTCCGCCCCTGACCGAGATCGCTGCGGCGATCGATTCGTTGGCGGCGCGGCTCGACGCCCCGGTTGTGCTCACCCGGTTCCGCGGGGGCAGGGATGCCGACGCCGCCGCTGATCTGCGTGCACTCCTGCGTTGTCGCGCAAACCTCGTTCCGCCCGACGTCGACGAGCATGTGCGGCGCGTGTGCGGTGCCCGTCTCGTGGTCAGCTCCCGCTACCACCCGGTGGTCCTCGCGGCGCGTGCGGGTGTTCCCGCCGTGGTGATCTCGACACAGGCCAAGGTGCGTTCACTCGTCGCCCAGATCGACCGATCGTGGGTGCACCTCGTCGATTCGTGGGCGGCGGTCGGCGACCTGGAACCGCCGTCACCTCCGGACGAGGGCGTGGTCGTCGCGGGGCTCCACGAGGCCCACGAGGCGCTCGCGGCGCTGGTGGCCCACGCGTCTGCCGCTCGCGCCGAACGGTCCCTCGGTTAG
- a CDS encoding ABC transporter ATP-binding protein has product MTVGSIQVHGVSKKFRLERNRPSSIKEAVLRIGKTSDADDFWVLRDIDLDIPPGSFFGLIGHNGSGKSTLLRLMAGIHRPTTGTIESEGRLSALLELGSGFHPDLTGRENVYLNGAMLGLSRKQMAASMDEIIEFSGIGEFIDEPVKIYSSGMYVRLGFAVAVNVDPELLLVDEVIAVGDEEFQRRCMAHMNKLRAGGTTIVLVSHNTQLMADLCDTLGWLDHGRLMMVGEPDEVIEAYLDHVNKGDNRLTTHD; this is encoded by the coding sequence ATGACCGTCGGCTCGATTCAGGTGCACGGAGTGTCGAAGAAGTTCCGCCTCGAGCGGAACCGCCCGAGCTCGATCAAGGAGGCGGTGCTCCGGATCGGCAAGACCTCCGACGCCGACGACTTCTGGGTACTTCGAGACATCGACCTCGACATTCCCCCCGGATCGTTCTTCGGTCTGATCGGCCACAACGGCAGCGGCAAGTCCACCCTGCTGCGATTGATGGCCGGCATCCATCGTCCGACCACCGGGACGATCGAGTCGGAAGGGCGTCTGTCGGCCCTGCTGGAGCTCGGGTCGGGCTTCCACCCCGATCTCACGGGCCGCGAGAACGTCTACCTCAACGGTGCCATGCTCGGTCTCAGCCGCAAGCAGATGGCGGCGTCGATGGACGAGATCATCGAGTTCAGCGGTATCGGCGAGTTCATCGACGAGCCCGTGAAGATCTACTCGAGCGGCATGTACGTCCGCCTCGGCTTCGCCGTCGCCGTCAATGTCGATCCCGAACTGCTCCTCGTCGACGAGGTCATCGCGGTCGGCGACGAAGAGTTCCAGCGCCGTTGCATGGCCCACATGAACAAGCTGCGGGCCGGCGGCACCACCATCGTGCTGGTGTCACACAACACCCAGCTGATGGCCGATCTGTGCGACACGCTCGGCTGGCTCGACCACGGGCGGCTGATGATGGTCGGCGAACCCGACGAGGTCATCGAGGCATACCTCGATCACGTCAACAAGGGCGACAACAGACTCACGACCCACGATTGA
- a CDS encoding SpoIID/LytB domain-containing protein: protein MITLQLRRLFLAVLVTMVAFGTSPAAADEPTITFYGGGFGHGIGMSQYGALGRAQAGHTYDEILDFYYPNTAIGTAGGFGVDDVDVLLEKRSMVAISRPWTGGAPQPGWKVEITADGGFSATATEPVTATQTGGVWSATVRDRDENGEVILDGNGDPVLIELCNASCSGVLSFRVIGGTHAVVEQSEGGTNVGMPRGGTVAGAYAGGKIVLRPSTLGGGCGTGTTFCVIHAGVDLEQYLRGIAEIPTSWPVEAQKAQAVAARSYAASAIIRRAGNGTAWDVENSTNDQYYVGYGVELDGCGNWCNGVTGTAGEVVVHGGAIAETFYSASNGGATAEPPDVWASGTTRPYLVARPDSFDGNDANPYAPREVVYSVSDVSRWLNEYHLSYPSVGDQLQVGTVRNIRIDDVPASGRVNFATVTIVGTEKTVVVDRDGDGSGDDPYGERFYNALKVGCQATPGCDPLRSSNFQLRDIMPFADVRFGDFFYEPVQWMTTEGITTGLSPTNFGAGVSNTRAQLATFIWRFAGEPAPTEPHGFGDLVTGSFYEDAVAWMKETGITTGTSPGRFSPEGTVTRGQAAAFLWRFAGSPESSASLSFTDVPSGRYYTDAVRWMVEWGITTGTTPTTFSPDALLTRAQIATFLWRLAAAPDAFADGVELPLAMR, encoded by the coding sequence ATGATCACTCTTCAGCTCCGTCGCCTCTTTCTCGCGGTGCTCGTCACCATGGTCGCGTTCGGCACTTCGCCCGCGGCCGCGGACGAGCCGACCATCACGTTCTACGGTGGTGGTTTCGGTCACGGCATCGGCATGTCCCAATACGGGGCGCTGGGCCGGGCCCAGGCCGGACACACCTACGACGAGATCCTCGACTTCTATTATCCGAACACCGCCATCGGTACCGCGGGCGGCTTCGGCGTCGACGACGTCGACGTGCTGCTCGAGAAGCGGAGCATGGTGGCGATCTCCCGACCGTGGACCGGCGGGGCGCCCCAGCCAGGCTGGAAGGTCGAGATCACGGCCGACGGCGGGTTCTCCGCAACGGCGACCGAGCCGGTCACCGCCACCCAGACCGGTGGGGTGTGGAGCGCGACGGTTCGCGACCGCGACGAGAACGGCGAGGTCATCCTCGACGGGAACGGCGACCCGGTGCTGATCGAACTCTGCAACGCGTCCTGCAGCGGCGTGCTCTCGTTCCGCGTGATCGGCGGTACCCACGCCGTCGTCGAGCAGTCCGAGGGCGGCACCAACGTCGGCATGCCCCGCGGTGGGACCGTGGCGGGCGCGTATGCCGGCGGCAAGATCGTCCTGCGTCCGTCGACGCTCGGCGGTGGCTGCGGAACCGGTACCACGTTCTGCGTCATCCACGCCGGTGTCGATCTGGAGCAGTACCTCCGCGGCATCGCAGAGATCCCCACGTCGTGGCCGGTCGAGGCCCAGAAGGCGCAGGCCGTCGCTGCCCGTAGCTATGCCGCGTCGGCGATCATCCGCCGGGCCGGCAACGGGACGGCGTGGGACGTCGAGAACAGCACCAACGACCAGTACTACGTCGGCTACGGCGTCGAACTCGACGGCTGTGGCAACTGGTGCAACGGCGTGACCGGCACTGCGGGCGAGGTCGTCGTCCACGGCGGGGCGATCGCCGAGACGTTCTATTCGGCCTCCAACGGAGGGGCGACGGCCGAACCGCCCGATGTGTGGGCGAGCGGGACGACGCGTCCGTATCTCGTGGCCCGCCCCGATTCCTTCGACGGCAACGATGCGAACCCCTACGCCCCCCGCGAGGTCGTCTACTCCGTCAGCGACGTGAGTCGCTGGCTCAACGAGTACCACCTCTCCTATCCCTCGGTCGGCGACCAGCTCCAGGTCGGCACGGTCCGCAACATCCGGATCGACGACGTACCCGCCTCCGGGCGGGTCAACTTCGCAACGGTGACGATCGTGGGAACCGAAAAGACGGTCGTTGTCGATCGAGACGGCGACGGCAGCGGCGACGACCCCTACGGCGAACGCTTCTACAATGCGCTCAAGGTCGGCTGCCAAGCCACCCCGGGGTGCGATCCGCTCCGCTCGTCGAACTTCCAACTGCGCGACATCATGCCGTTCGCCGACGTCCGCTTCGGTGACTTCTTCTACGAGCCCGTCCAGTGGATGACCACCGAGGGCATCACCACAGGTCTCTCACCGACGAACTTCGGCGCCGGCGTCAGCAACACGCGTGCGCAGCTGGCGACGTTCATCTGGCGCTTTGCCGGCGAGCCGGCGCCGACCGAACCCCACGGCTTCGGTGATCTCGTGACCGGCAGCTTCTACGAGGACGCCGTCGCGTGGATGAAGGAGACCGGCATCACCACCGGGACCTCGCCGGGCCGCTTCTCCCCCGAGGGTACGGTCACCCGGGGCCAGGCGGCCGCCTTCCTCTGGCGCTTCGCCGGCAGCCCGGAGTCGTCGGCGTCGCTGTCGTTCACCGACGTGCCGAGCGGCAGGTACTACACCGACGCGGTCCGTTGGATGGTGGAGTGGGGCATCACGACCGGCACGACGCCGACGACCTTCTCCCCCGATGCGCTCCTCACCCGTGCCCAGATCGCCACGTTCCTCTGGCGCCTCGCCGCAGCCCCCGACGCATTTGCCGACGGCGTCGAGCTCCCGTTGGCGATGCGGTGA
- a CDS encoding S8 family serine peptidase yields MRLPLPLIVVAALLGPLSGVGGAQEGVVDAGPAAEPVVVEERVPMLVELVDMGVPGDAPAIAALLDLAHEGIQSTGVVGELDLMAADVSPEGLAALQSSSAVEAVRPARQDLQLLLDESAATIGAAELHARGLTGEGRVVAVIDSGVDVDHPALVGSVVAQGCFLDGVPTFSNQPAVSVTELCENGTRNDTSAEPCVTIPQSCTHGTAVAGVVTGDDETYTGIAPDAGIIALRVGAVVEGLADEGDPEFPYRTYIPEAGVLAALEAVYSLRDTYDIAAVNLSLGGPPGDCVSAAWEDIVDRLAGAGIAVVAASGNQGWAGSLTFPACLAGVVSVGASTSDGEVAPFSNTGPDLDLLAPGSPITTTALTSHDPSGFATQQGTSFSSPHVAAAFALVDSSLPSGWSVERVRNLLRVSGSMIERPTPSPFDRDPRYPELRLASLVDFEPFGDADEGYWVEAADWAKATGVSTGIGGNRFDPDGALTRAQAVTFLWRFMGAPDAGTASGFADVAADQWYAAAVTWAAATGVTTGTAPGVFSPDAPVSRGQLATFMWRTAGQPPPSIGSGFRDVAAGAFYDTAVDWMAEHGLTTGTTASTFSPDDEVTRAQMVTFEFRLADAGDAWIGAVAPPELALF; encoded by the coding sequence GTGCGTCTCCCGCTCCCGCTGATCGTCGTCGCCGCCCTCCTGGGCCCACTGTCCGGTGTGGGGGGCGCGCAGGAGGGTGTGGTCGATGCGGGGCCCGCCGCCGAACCGGTCGTCGTCGAGGAGCGCGTCCCGATGCTCGTCGAACTGGTCGACATGGGGGTGCCCGGCGACGCCCCGGCGATCGCCGCGCTGCTCGATCTGGCACACGAAGGGATCCAGTCGACCGGCGTCGTGGGTGAGCTGGACCTGATGGCGGCCGATGTGAGTCCCGAGGGGCTCGCCGCGTTGCAGTCGTCGAGTGCGGTCGAAGCGGTGCGACCCGCCCGCCAGGACCTTCAGCTGCTGCTCGACGAGAGTGCGGCGACCATCGGCGCGGCCGAACTGCATGCCAGGGGACTGACCGGCGAAGGGAGGGTCGTGGCGGTGATCGACAGTGGGGTCGATGTCGATCACCCGGCGCTCGTCGGGTCGGTCGTCGCCCAGGGCTGCTTTCTCGACGGGGTGCCCACGTTCTCGAACCAGCCTGCGGTCAGCGTGACGGAACTGTGCGAGAACGGGACTCGCAACGACACCTCGGCCGAGCCCTGCGTCACCATCCCGCAGAGCTGCACCCACGGGACGGCGGTGGCCGGGGTCGTCACGGGCGACGACGAGACCTACACCGGCATCGCCCCGGACGCCGGGATCATCGCGCTGCGGGTCGGCGCCGTCGTCGAGGGGCTGGCCGACGAGGGTGACCCGGAGTTCCCCTATCGCACCTACATCCCCGAGGCCGGTGTCCTGGCTGCCCTCGAAGCCGTCTACTCGCTGCGCGACACCTACGACATCGCGGCCGTGAACCTGAGCCTCGGAGGTCCGCCCGGCGACTGCGTGAGTGCTGCATGGGAGGACATCGTCGATCGGCTGGCCGGCGCCGGGATCGCAGTGGTCGCGGCGAGCGGCAACCAGGGGTGGGCCGGTTCGCTCACCTTCCCGGCCTGTCTGGCCGGCGTGGTGTCGGTCGGTGCATCGACGAGCGACGGCGAGGTCGCCCCGTTCTCGAACACCGGTCCCGACCTCGACCTCCTCGCGCCGGGGAGCCCGATCACCACGACTGCCCTCACCAGCCATGACCCGTCGGGCTTCGCGACCCAGCAGGGAACGTCGTTCTCGTCGCCCCACGTCGCTGCGGCATTCGCGCTGGTCGACTCGAGCCTGCCGAGCGGGTGGTCCGTCGAGCGGGTCCGCAACCTCCTGCGAGTGTCGGGTTCGATGATCGAACGGCCCACGCCCAGCCCGTTCGATCGCGACCCTCGCTATCCCGAGCTCCGTCTGGCGTCGCTCGTCGACTTCGAACCGTTCGGCGACGCCGATGAGGGGTACTGGGTCGAGGCTGCCGACTGGGCGAAGGCGACCGGCGTGTCGACGGGCATCGGCGGCAACCGATTCGACCCGGACGGCGCGCTGACCCGGGCACAGGCAGTGACCTTCCTCTGGCGTTTCATGGGTGCGCCGGACGCGGGCACGGCCTCGGGGTTCGCCGACGTCGCGGCGGACCAGTGGTACGCCGCCGCGGTGACATGGGCCGCGGCGACGGGCGTCACGACCGGCACGGCTCCCGGCGTGTTCTCGCCCGATGCACCGGTCAGCCGTGGCCAGCTCGCGACCTTCATGTGGCGCACGGCCGGTCAACCGCCGCCGTCGATCGGGTCGGGATTCCGCGATGTCGCCGCCGGCGCGTTCTACGACACTGCGGTCGACTGGATGGCCGAGCACGGTCTGACGACCGGCACGACGGCGTCCACGTTCTCACCCGACGACGAGGTCACACGGGCCCAGATGGTGACCTTCGAATTCCGCCTCGCCGATGCCGGCGACGCGTGGATCGGTGCCGTGGCGCCGCCCGAACTCGCACTCTTCTGA